CCGAAGCCACGGCCCTGGCTGCACGCTTCAGTGAATCGGCGATTGCCGCCATCATCAGCACGGATATCAGCACGGATGGAACGCTGGCTGGCCCCAACCTGGAGGCTTTGCGAGAGATGGCCAAAGCCAGTGCGGTGCCGGTGATTGCATCGGGGGGCGTTGGTTGCATGGCCGACCTGCTGGCTCTCTTGGCCCTGGAACCGCTCGGTGTGGAAAGTGTGATTGTGGGTCGTGCGCTCTATGACGGCCGTGTGGATCTCAAGGAGGCGTTGATGGCACTGGGCAACGGACGGATCCAGGATCCGCCGGCCGGTGTGATGGCCGATCTGGCCTAAACGCACACGTCGTCTCCCCTTGACGTCGGTTTAATCTGAAGTCGTTACGACGACTGCCGTGGAGTCGCCAGCCCAGTCACCCCTGATCATGGGCGCCAGAGGCGTAGGCACCCTGCAGGATGCGTTCGACCAGTGCCGGTATCTGGGCATGCGTTTTAGCCGTCAGCGCCGCATGGTGCTGGACCTGCTCTGGACGGAAGCGAGTCATCTCAGTGCCCGCGACATCTTCGAACGACTCAATCAGCAGGGGCGAAAAATCGGGCACACATCTGTCTATCAAAATCTCGAAGCTCTGCAGACCGCTGGAGTGATCGAATGTCTTGATCGTGCCAGCGGACGTCTCTACGGCTATCGCAGTGATCCCCACAGCCACCTCACCTGCCTGGAAAGTGGAGCGATCGAAGATCTTGATGTTGAACTTCCCGACGCGTTGCTGAAGGAAATTGAACGCCGCACCGGCTATCGGATCGAGTCCTACACCCTTCAACTGAACGGACGTCCAAAACTGCCCCTGGAGGAACAGGCTTAAGGCCGTTACCTTGACGCGCATAGGCGCAGTTCAAAGTCACCGTGAACGACCAGGTCCGGGAGATTCTTCTATTCGCTCCCGAGCTCCTCGGTGAATCGCTCGCGGCTGAATTACCCACCGAAAGCTGTCCCTGGCAGCTGAAACGATCAGCGGACGATCTCTCTGGCCATCCCGCCCTCGTGATTTGGTCGCTACCCAGTCATCCCACGCTGGTGATCGTTCAGCGGGAGATTCTGCATTTGCAGCAACGCTGGGCTCCAGCGCCCCTGCTGTTGGTGCTACCGGACGACTTCCGTCATGACCCGACAGAGCTCCTTGCTCTGAACTGCGATGGAATTGTTCAAGACCCCGATCTTGTTTCCTTGCGGGAGGCCGTGCAGACGCTGCTCTCCGGTGGTCGCGTACTGCGCGTCCGTACTGGCTCGCCACAGGACAAAGCCCAGAGTCAGCCGATCGGTCTGGCCCAAGGATTGTTGCTGAGTGGACTGCGTCAGATCGGACGCGATCTGCAGGTGATCGAAGCCCTTCTGGATCCGCCCCCGGACCATGCGTTGCTCCGACTGCTTCTGGAAGGGCGATGCCGGGAGCTGCGTGCAGCCAGAAATCTGTTGCTGTGGATTTGGGGCCCCCTGCAGATGGGGCTGGCTGATGCCGTCCCCTTACGCGCCAACAATGAAACGCTTGACCTCACCCTCAACGAGCGCCAACCGAGCGCGGTTTGGAATGCCATCCAGCAGCGGATTGAAGATGCCGTCGACCACGGTCTGAGCAACGGCACCGGCCAGCTACTGGCCATTGAAGGACTCAACCCCGAACGTCGCCGCGACCTGCTGTTGACACTGCTGAGGCAGCTGCACGAGGTACTGCTGCGCCTACGCCAGGACGAGCTGTCCAACGCGCGGGATGCCAAGGCTTTGGGTGAGCGATGGCGGTCCCTGCAAATCGAAGTGAAACAACAGGCGCTGCGCAGCGTGGCCGGCAGTTACGTGAGGATTCCTCTTGGTGAGGATCTGGTTCCCGTTGCGGATCAGCTGCTCCAACGCACGAATCTCGAGCAGCTGGATGACGAACTGCCCGATCCCCAGTCGATGCTGTCATCACTGGTTCTAGATCAGCCCGTGCTGGTGGATGGCCAGTTGCTGCCCTCTGATGACCCCAGGGCGTTGATGCAACTGGAAACGTTGATCAGCAACTGGCTGGTGCGTACCGCTGAAATCATCGGCTCCGAGCTCCTTGGGGTCTGTGGTAACTGGCCGGAGCTGCGTCGGTACCTGCTTCAACAGGATCTGCTCTCCACCAGGGAACTGGAACGGTTGCGCAATCAGCTCAACAGTCAGTCGCGCTGGCAGGACTGGGTTGAGCGACCGATCCGACTTTATGAAAGTCGCCGTTTGCTCTTTCAACTCAAATCTGGACGAATTGAACCGCTCCTGCTCACGGAACCCCGTGATCAGGAGCTGAGACAGCTTCGCTGGTGGCAGCAGCAGGTGGCACTGCTCGTGGAAGCACGCGATGCCCTCGCTCCACAGGTCCAGGCCTTGGTGCGTCGCATCGGCGATCTGATGGTCGTGCTTCTCACCCAGGTCGTGGGCCGTGCCATCGGTCTGATCGGCCGTGGCATTGCTCAAGGCATGGGACGCAGCCTTGGGCGCGGTTAAGACACTTCCGAAATTCGGAGTGGTTGCACGTCAGAATGCAGCGCTGGTTTCCGGATCCATGGTCACGTTCCTGCTGCGTTCCGCCATCGCGGTGCTGTCTTTCTGTTTGATCGTGCTGCCGGTGCAGGCCGCACGCGACACGGACAGTTACGACGGCAATATCTTTGCGCTGTACGCCGGCAATGGTTCTCTCGTCCCCCCTGCAGTCAGCCTGGCTGAATCTCAAGCAGCAGGACGCACCAGCGTCATCGTTTACTACCTCGATGACAGCAGCACGAGCAAGACCTTCTCCGGTGCCGTCTCGGAACTGCAACGGGTGTGGGGGAACAGCGTTGATCTCTTGCCTTTGACCACGGATGCGCTGCAGGGACGGTCGACCAGCGACCCCAGCGACCCTGCCCATTACTGGAAAGGCACCATTCCACAGGTGGT
This region of Synechococcus sp. NOUM97013 genomic DNA includes:
- a CDS encoding Fur family transcriptional regulator → MGARGVGTLQDAFDQCRYLGMRFSRQRRMVLDLLWTEASHLSARDIFERLNQQGRKIGHTSVYQNLEALQTAGVIECLDRASGRLYGYRSDPHSHLTCLESGAIEDLDVELPDALLKEIERRTGYRIESYTLQLNGRPKLPLEEQA
- a CDS encoding DUF3685 domain-containing protein → MNDQVREILLFAPELLGESLAAELPTESCPWQLKRSADDLSGHPALVIWSLPSHPTLVIVQREILHLQQRWAPAPLLLVLPDDFRHDPTELLALNCDGIVQDPDLVSLREAVQTLLSGGRVLRVRTGSPQDKAQSQPIGLAQGLLLSGLRQIGRDLQVIEALLDPPPDHALLRLLLEGRCRELRAARNLLLWIWGPLQMGLADAVPLRANNETLDLTLNERQPSAVWNAIQQRIEDAVDHGLSNGTGQLLAIEGLNPERRRDLLLTLLRQLHEVLLRLRQDELSNARDAKALGERWRSLQIEVKQQALRSVAGSYVRIPLGEDLVPVADQLLQRTNLEQLDDELPDPQSMLSSLVLDQPVLVDGQLLPSDDPRALMQLETLISNWLVRTAEIIGSELLGVCGNWPELRRYLLQQDLLSTRELERLRNQLNSQSRWQDWVERPIRLYESRRLLFQLKSGRIEPLLLTEPRDQELRQLRWWQQQVALLVEARDALAPQVQALVRRIGDLMVVLLTQVVGRAIGLIGRGIAQGMGRSLGRG
- a CDS encoding thylakoid membrane photosystem I accumulation factor — its product is MVTFLLRSAIAVLSFCLIVLPVQAARDTDSYDGNIFALYAGNGSLVPPAVSLAESQAAGRTSVIVYYLDDSSTSKTFSGAVSELQRVWGNSVDLLPLTTDALQGRSTSDPSDPAHYWKGTIPQVVVLDGAGKLHLDADGQVPLEIINAAVSEATGLPAPTQGSISMSFNELNTEVISR